Proteins encoded within one genomic window of Anastrepha ludens isolate Willacy chromosome 4, idAnaLude1.1, whole genome shotgun sequence:
- the LOC128860575 gene encoding uncharacterized protein LOC128860575: MNTWLEIQHSQSSTEAGTATPITTSSTAAKGSTRQHTRRAGGGVARNKRTPRTKSGGSIAGGILDTFGPRFNRFQSVNYTALQQGDLEAGASGSSKNSSNYLSGSEHGSSSEEDIFPTRSSDTPPPRRKARRKMGRRPGYSMRDAFEEGRAVSQRHTSYVFCIFLHI; the protein is encoded by the coding sequence ATGAATACCTGGTTGGAGATACAGCATTCACAATCCAGCACAGAGGCAGGCACTGCTACACCAATCACCACAAGTTCGACAGCAGCAAAGGGCAGCACGCGGCAACACACGCGACGGGCAGGTGGCGGTGTTGCACGCAACAAGCGAACACCAAGAACAAAAAGTGGTGGCAGCATTGCTGGCGGAATACTTGACACCTTCGGTCCGCGTTTTAATCGTTTTCAGTCGGTCAACTACACCGCATTGCAACAGGGTGATCTCGAAGCAGGCGCGAGCGGTAGCAGCAAAAATAGCAGCAACTATCTCAGTGGCAGTGAACACGGCAGTAGCAGCGAGGAGGACATTTTTCCCACACGCAGTAGCGATACACCGCCGCCCAGAAGGAAAGCGCGCAGAAAAATGGGGCGAAGACCAGGTTATTCGATGCGTGATGCCTTCGAGGAGGGACGAGCGGTAAGTCAGAGACACACTTCATacgtattttgtatatttttacatatttaa